Genomic DNA from Candidatus Nitronereus thalassa:
CTCAAGAGGCATCGGCGCGGAATATGCCCGAGGATTGGCTCGCCAAAACCACGACCTCCTTATAGTGGCACGAGATAAAGCACGCTTGCGAGAACTTTCCCAAGAATTGGAAACCGCCCATACTATTCATGCCCATATGTGCGTCTTGGATTTAGCCCAACCCAATTCAGCCCATCAATTGTTTGTAAGGGCCCGGGAATATCGACAAACACCAGACCTGCTGATTAATAACGCAGGTTTTGGACTATACGGGGAATTCGTCTCCCACCCCTTACCCAAAATCCAACAAATGCTCCATCTCCACATTCAATCGGTCGTAGAAAGCATTCGTTTGTTTTTGCCGGGAATGATGGAGCAAGCCTCGGGTACAATTATTAATGTCGCATCGATTGCTGGCATGCTCCCGATTCCCTACTTCGCAGAATATGCCGCCACGAAAGCCTTTCTCATTTCCTTTTCTGAAGCACTGGCGGAAGAGGTCAAATCCAGCGGAGTCACCATTCAGGCTTGCTGCCCCGGTCAAACAGAAACGGACTTTCATGCTTCCGCAGGATTTCGACCTTCAAGTCCTATCCCCATACAAACAGCATCACAAGTCGTTCAAGCTTCTTTGGCTGCCATCGATAAAAAACAAACCGTTGTGACCGTAGGATGGCCAGGCAAGCTTTCCTCTTTTCTGGCCACATGGGTGCCAAGGACAATTCTCACGAAGCAAACCGCCCGACGCACTCGACCACCTTCAATGACATAAGGTGCCCTAACCGAGTCCCGAAGGAGTAAAAGGCTATGTTATCGACCTTCACGAAGAGCACATTCAGACAAAAGTTATTGATCGCCTTATTGGCGTT
This window encodes:
- a CDS encoding SDR family oxidoreductase, with the translated sequence MTNSKRPFAIITGASRGIGAEYARGLARQNHDLLIVARDKARLRELSQELETAHTIHAHMCVLDLAQPNSAHQLFVRAREYRQTPDLLINNAGFGLYGEFVSHPLPKIQQMLHLHIQSVVESIRLFLPGMMEQASGTIINVASIAGMLPIPYFAEYAATKAFLISFSEALAEEVKSSGVTIQACCPGQTETDFHASAGFRPSSPIPIQTASQVVQASLAAIDKKQTVVTVGWPGKLSSFLATWVPRTILTKQTARRTRPPSMT